A region of uncultured Desulfobacter sp. DNA encodes the following proteins:
- the recN gene encoding DNA repair protein RecN: protein MLHALVIKNFAIIEDLRIEFGSGLSVLTGETGAGKSIIIQAVNLLLGSRASADLVRTGKDNAELEAVFDIAPDSHAARLMADQGMGTEDGLIIRRVVSGEGKSRIYINSRQTTLEFLKQVTQNLAGVSSQHAHQGLLNEDLHLDILDEFAQTFDLRKDVAGLYRQIVPLKKEIARLKAGKEKADKELELLQFQVDEIEKANIQPGEDEELIQKRDQLQNAGQVFEAVNGAIDNLYDREGSVLDQISGISSRFGRFSGSDEKLGAMARRLDEISYELQDLVSEFRTFSAGIDLDPQSLDQVDQRLDQITRLKRKYGGSIDSIFGQYRNMAKDLGDIQGFDGRIEQLEQEQKGLVARIRQKAKALSMRRQKEALALAGLAKTELAALEMGRATFEVDFSSDPCNDPDELMTEDKGKISATGMDRVRFLLSPNPGEAPRPLAKIASGGELSRIVLALKAVLCQGQSFETLIFDEVDAGIGGATSDKVGLKLRELGRVQQVICITHLAQIARYGNHQFRITKQVSEGRTATRITPLTCQDDRIKEIARMIGGSQITDATLAHARELLDMAVES, encoded by the coding sequence ATGCTGCACGCCCTGGTCATAAAAAATTTTGCGATCATTGAAGATCTTCGCATTGAATTCGGTTCCGGCCTTTCCGTGCTGACGGGGGAGACCGGGGCAGGAAAATCCATAATTATACAGGCTGTGAACCTGCTTTTGGGATCACGGGCATCGGCTGATCTGGTGCGTACCGGAAAGGACAATGCCGAGCTGGAGGCTGTGTTTGACATTGCCCCGGATTCCCATGCCGCTCGTCTCATGGCAGATCAGGGTATGGGTACCGAGGACGGCCTGATTATCAGACGGGTGGTATCTGGTGAAGGAAAAAGCAGGATTTATATCAACTCCCGTCAGACGACTCTGGAGTTTCTAAAGCAGGTGACCCAAAATCTGGCCGGCGTATCCAGCCAGCATGCCCACCAGGGATTGCTTAACGAGGATCTGCACCTGGATATCCTGGACGAATTTGCCCAGACCTTTGATTTGAGAAAAGATGTTGCCGGGTTGTACCGGCAGATTGTCCCTTTGAAAAAAGAGATCGCCCGTTTAAAGGCCGGAAAGGAAAAGGCTGACAAGGAATTGGAACTGCTTCAATTCCAGGTGGATGAAATTGAAAAGGCCAATATCCAGCCCGGTGAGGATGAGGAACTGATTCAGAAGCGGGATCAGTTACAGAATGCCGGTCAGGTTTTTGAAGCAGTCAACGGTGCAATCGACAATTTATACGATCGGGAGGGTTCTGTTCTGGATCAAATTTCAGGCATCTCTTCCCGGTTTGGACGATTCAGTGGGTCTGATGAAAAACTTGGCGCCATGGCCCGTCGTCTGGATGAGATCTCCTATGAACTCCAGGATTTGGTATCCGAGTTTAGAACCTTTTCCGCAGGCATTGACCTGGATCCCCAATCCCTGGATCAGGTGGACCAGCGCCTGGATCAGATCACCAGGCTCAAGCGTAAATACGGGGGCAGTATTGACTCCATATTTGGGCAATACCGGAACATGGCAAAAGATCTGGGGGACATCCAGGGGTTTGACGGCCGTATTGAACAGCTGGAACAGGAACAAAAAGGGTTGGTGGCCCGGATCCGCCAGAAGGCAAAGGCCCTGTCCATGCGGCGGCAGAAAGAGGCCCTTGCCCTGGCCGGACTGGCAAAGACAGAACTGGCTGCCCTTGAAATGGGTCGTGCCACCTTTGAGGTGGATTTTTCTTCAGACCCATGCAATGACCCCGACGAACTTATGACGGAAGATAAGGGAAAAATATCGGCCACAGGCATGGACAGGGTGCGGTTTCTGCTCAGCCCCAACCCCGGAGAAGCTCCTAGGCCTTTGGCAAAAATAGCCTCGGGCGGAGAGCTGTCCCGCATTGTCCTGGCCCTTAAAGCCGTGCTCTGCCAGGGACAGTCCTTTGAAACTCTGATTTTTGACGAGGTGGACGCCGGTATTGGCGGTGCCACATCGGACAAGGTGGGTCTGAAGCTTCGAGAGCTGGGGCGGGTTCAACAGGTGATCTGCATTACCCATCTCGCCCAGATTGCCAGGTACGGCAATCACCAGTTCAGGATAACCAAACAGGTGTCAGAAGGGAGAACCGCCACTCGCATTACCCCCTTGACCTGTCAGGACGACCGGATCAAGGAGATTGCCCGGATGATTGGCGGCAGCCAGATCACCGATGCCACCCTTGCCCATGCCAGAGAACTTCTCGATATGGCAGTAGAGTCTTGA
- a CDS encoding zinc ribbon domain-containing protein, translating into MPIYEFKCSKCEEFFEVIVMGSQDDREVSCPKCSSNEFQRVVSATNYAMGSSGSASQGVHTQERTCSSGTCKTYTVPGV; encoded by the coding sequence ATGCCGATTTATGAATTCAAATGCAGCAAATGCGAAGAATTTTTTGAAGTGATTGTCATGGGGTCACAGGATGACCGTGAAGTTTCCTGCCCCAAATGCAGTTCCAATGAGTTTCAGCGGGTCGTCTCTGCCACCAACTATGCCATGGGCTCCTCAGGGAGCGCTTCCCAGGGCGTACACACCCAGGAACGAACCTGTTCAAGTGGAACATGTAAGACCTATACGGTTCCCGGCGTTTAG
- a CDS encoding glycerophosphodiester phosphodiesterase family protein: MSGGVEIIAHRGARSLAPENTLSAARLAHKLGAHRWETDAVLTRDGHLVLFHDEILTRCTNAAQVFGYNPKAYEKTFRPGAGVIDRLDSYSFAELQLLDAGSWFQLNDPYGTVSGIDPQSLADFKGENIPTLYDGLVLTKKLDWRINVEIKDHGHEPGPNLHPAKVLAELVRSGIAPDQVTLSSFNHDWLRWLRQRAPEYEIQALVGNIDDIPLDFNASVFTGAEFEVLNLNTLLVTPSDIRKLKNAGKRINLFTINEHHDYIRFVDAGVDGIFTDFPQRFI; the protein is encoded by the coding sequence ATGTCCGGGGGCGTTGAAATTATTGCCCACCGCGGGGCCAGGAGCCTGGCCCCGGAAAATACCCTTTCTGCTGCCCGCCTGGCCCACAAACTGGGCGCTCACCGGTGGGAGACAGATGCCGTTCTGACCCGGGACGGGCATCTGGTGCTTTTCCACGATGAAATCCTCACCCGATGTACCAATGCCGCCCAGGTGTTTGGATATAATCCCAAAGCGTATGAAAAAACATTCCGCCCCGGAGCCGGTGTTATAGATCGGTTGGACAGTTATTCTTTTGCGGAACTTCAGTTGCTGGATGCCGGGAGTTGGTTCCAACTGAATGATCCTTATGGGACAGTTTCCGGGATAGATCCGCAGAGCCTGGCAGATTTTAAAGGGGAAAACATTCCCACTTTGTACGACGGTCTTGTTTTAACTAAAAAGCTTGACTGGCGCATCAATGTTGAGATCAAAGACCATGGCCATGAACCGGGACCCAACCTCCATCCGGCCAAGGTGCTTGCTGAACTGGTCCGATCCGGCATTGCACCTGATCAGGTAACCCTTTCCTCATTCAACCATGACTGGCTCAGATGGCTGCGGCAACGCGCCCCTGAATATGAGATTCAAGCCTTAGTGGGGAATATTGATGACATCCCATTGGATTTTAATGCTTCTGTGTTCACCGGGGCTGAATTTGAGGTGCTCAATTTAAATACTCTGCTGGTCACGCCTTCGGATATCAGAAAACTCAAGAACGCAGGCAAGCGCATTAATCTGTTTACAATCAACGAACACCACGATTACATACGTTTTGTTGACGCTGGTGTCGACGGTATCTTTACGGATTTTCCCCAGCGTTTTATATAG
- the hypB gene encoding hydrogenase nickel incorporation protein HypB, which translates to MEINIQKRVLEKNESDAERNRSFFKGKKVFVINMMSSPGSGKTETLCRTLEKLMPDIRVGVIVGDVCTTNDADRLSVTGAKVSQINTDQFGGDCHLAAHLIESSARALGCDDLDLLIVENIGNLVCPAEFDIGEDARVVVLSVTEGEDKPLKYPLMFQVADAAILNKIDLLPYLDFDAALAVENMGKVHPGMPVFELSAKTQEGFDPWLSWLRTKVKEKLG; encoded by the coding sequence ATGGAAATAAATATACAAAAACGGGTACTGGAAAAAAACGAATCCGACGCAGAGAGAAACCGATCCTTTTTTAAAGGAAAAAAGGTATTTGTCATCAACATGATGTCATCACCTGGATCCGGCAAGACTGAAACCTTGTGCCGGACACTGGAAAAATTGATGCCCGATATCCGGGTGGGCGTGATTGTGGGCGATGTCTGTACCACCAATGATGCGGACCGGCTCTCCGTAACCGGCGCAAAAGTGAGCCAGATCAATACGGACCAGTTCGGAGGCGACTGTCATCTGGCGGCTCATTTGATCGAGTCATCGGCCAGGGCCCTGGGCTGCGATGACCTGGATCTGCTCATCGTGGAGAATATCGGAAACCTGGTCTGCCCTGCGGAATTTGATATTGGCGAGGATGCAAGGGTCGTGGTTTTAAGTGTCACCGAAGGTGAGGACAAGCCCTTGAAATACCCACTTATGTTTCAGGTGGCTGACGCTGCCATTTTAAATAAAATAGATCTGTTACCCTATCTCGATTTTGATGCTGCCCTGGCTGTGGAAAATATGGGCAAAGTACATCCAGGCATGCCGGTGTTTGAACTATCCGCCAAAACACAGGAAGGCTTTGACCCCTGGCTTTCATGGCTGCGTACCAAGGTCAAGGAAAAACTTGGATAA
- the hypA gene encoding hydrogenase maturation nickel metallochaperone HypA, which yields MHEMGIAQQLVNIALDAIPSDIENPRVEKLNLRIGKLAAVVEHSLSFCLEVITKGTPLEGAQLVIESVPVCLRCETCQHQWQTDTPAFGCPECKTGQVTMISGREIEISSIELADD from the coding sequence ATGCATGAGATGGGTATCGCCCAGCAGCTTGTAAACATCGCATTGGACGCCATCCCCAGTGACATTGAAAATCCCAGGGTGGAGAAACTGAATTTAAGGATCGGCAAACTGGCTGCCGTGGTGGAGCACAGCCTTTCTTTTTGCCTGGAGGTGATCACTAAGGGCACCCCCCTTGAAGGGGCCCAACTGGTTATCGAGTCGGTGCCGGTGTGCCTGCGCTGCGAAACCTGCCAGCACCAGTGGCAGACCGACACGCCTGCCTTTGGGTGTCCTGAATGCAAAACCGGACAGGTGACAATGATTTCAGGACGGGAGATTGAAATTTCATCCATAGAACTGGCCGACGATTAA
- the tgt gene encoding tRNA guanosine(34) transglycosylase Tgt translates to MLTFDLIKDNGTEGDGGNRSRLGRITTSHGVIETPIFMPVGTVGSVKAVSKEDLEHCGAQIILGNTYHLYLRPGCEVIKTMKGLHTFTAWDKPMLTDSGGFQFFSLAKLAKFTDEGVQFQSHIDGSRHFFSPERAVEIQMILGSDIMMSLDWCQGYPATDQQVADALNKTTTWAKRGFDFWQENGAVNNLFGIVQGGMIKELRSLSAEQITAIDFPGFAIGGLSVGEPTEVMYEMADHTLPLLPSQKPRYIMGVGTPENLVTLVGMGCDMFDCVMPSRNARNGQLFTRTGTVNIPNARYKIDDRPIDETCGCYTCRNYSRAYLRHLYKSRELLSYRLNTIHNLFYYLDLMAKMRHAIKEDRFPEFKQQFFDARQEQE, encoded by the coding sequence ATGCTTACATTTGACCTGATAAAAGATAATGGTACAGAAGGGGACGGTGGGAATCGTTCGCGTTTGGGGCGGATCACCACAAGCCACGGTGTTATTGAAACACCCATTTTCATGCCTGTGGGGACTGTGGGATCGGTAAAAGCCGTATCCAAGGAAGATCTGGAACATTGCGGGGCCCAGATTATTCTTGGCAACACCTATCATTTATACCTGCGGCCAGGCTGTGAAGTCATTAAAACCATGAAGGGGCTTCATACCTTTACGGCCTGGGACAAGCCCATGCTCACCGATTCCGGGGGGTTCCAGTTTTTCTCTTTGGCAAAGCTGGCCAAATTCACCGATGAAGGGGTCCAGTTTCAATCACATATTGACGGATCCAGGCACTTTTTTTCCCCGGAACGTGCCGTTGAAATCCAGATGATTCTGGGATCGGACATCATGATGTCCCTGGACTGGTGCCAGGGATACCCGGCCACGGACCAGCAGGTGGCCGACGCCTTGAACAAAACCACGACCTGGGCCAAAAGAGGATTTGACTTCTGGCAGGAAAACGGTGCGGTCAACAACCTGTTCGGCATTGTCCAGGGCGGAATGATCAAAGAACTTCGCTCATTATCCGCCGAACAGATAACTGCCATTGATTTTCCCGGTTTTGCCATTGGCGGTCTGTCTGTGGGGGAGCCCACAGAAGTGATGTACGAAATGGCGGACCATACCCTGCCGCTTCTGCCGTCACAAAAGCCGCGGTACATTATGGGGGTGGGTACGCCTGAAAATCTTGTAACCCTGGTGGGCATGGGCTGTGACATGTTCGACTGTGTAATGCCCTCCAGAAATGCCAGAAACGGTCAGCTTTTTACCCGTACCGGCACCGTCAATATCCCCAATGCAAGATACAAAATAGACGACCGACCCATTGATGAAACCTGCGGCTGTTACACCTGCCGTAATTATTCACGGGCCTATCTTCGCCACCTGTATAAATCCCGGGAACTATTGTCTTACCGGTTGAATACTATTCATAATCTGTTTTATTATCTTGACCTTATGGCTAAAATGCGCCATGCAATCAAGGAGGACAGATTCCCTGAATTTAAACAGCAATTTTTTGATGCAAGACAGGAACAGGAATAA
- the queA gene encoding tRNA preQ1(34) S-adenosylmethionine ribosyltransferase-isomerase QueA — protein MYNLSDYGYDLPESLIAQAPCEHRSLSRLMHLDRRTHGICHRRFLDITDLLRPGDLLVVNDTRVVPARLLGHKPTGGRVEVLIIDYAAGMKHLADTGLFQCDCLIRASRRPDPGTVLELGYNIRATVIEHRDRISVVCFDGGNDFLPRLKKAGKMPLPPYIKRNQDPDRKSDSQEQADAQRYEQKDRLDYQTVYATAEGAVAAPTAGLHFTQDLLETLSARGVDVARITLHVGYGTFVPVRVRDIRDHQIHSEYFIIDEHTAERINQARADGRRIIAVGTTSVRTLEFCSDDSGRICAGQGRCDLFIYPGYRFKCVDAMITNFHLPESTLLMLISAFYDRQRILDAYKVAVAEKYRFFSYGDAMFIE, from the coding sequence ATGTACAATTTGTCCGATTACGGCTATGACCTGCCCGAATCACTGATTGCCCAGGCACCATGCGAACACAGAAGCCTGTCCCGGCTCATGCACCTGGATCGCAGGACCCACGGCATCTGTCATCGCAGATTTCTTGACATTACTGATCTGCTGCGTCCCGGAGATCTTTTGGTGGTCAATGACACCCGGGTGGTACCGGCACGGCTTTTAGGCCACAAGCCCACAGGGGGGCGCGTGGAGGTCCTTATTATCGACTATGCGGCCGGCATGAAACATCTGGCCGATACAGGCCTGTTTCAGTGCGACTGCCTGATCAGGGCGTCACGAAGACCTGACCCAGGTACCGTGCTTGAACTGGGTTACAATATCAGGGCCACTGTGATTGAACACCGGGACCGGATCTCCGTGGTCTGTTTCGACGGGGGGAATGATTTTTTGCCCCGGCTAAAAAAAGCAGGCAAGATGCCCTTGCCACCCTACATAAAACGGAATCAGGATCCGGACCGTAAGTCCGACTCCCAGGAACAGGCTGATGCCCAGAGATATGAACAGAAAGACCGGCTCGATTATCAGACGGTTTATGCAACGGCAGAAGGAGCTGTGGCCGCACCTACGGCAGGGCTTCATTTTACACAGGATCTTCTTGAAACGCTTTCTGCCAGGGGTGTGGACGTGGCCCGGATTACCCTGCATGTGGGGTACGGCACCTTTGTACCGGTGCGGGTAAGAGATATCCGGGATCACCAGATCCACTCGGAATATTTTATTATAGATGAGCACACAGCTGAAAGGATCAACCAGGCCCGTGCAGACGGACGCCGGATTATTGCCGTGGGCACCACCTCCGTGCGGACCCTGGAGTTCTGTTCCGATGACAGCGGCAGAATTTGTGCCGGCCAGGGCCGGTGCGATCTTTTTATCTATCCGGGCTACCGGTTTAAATGCGTGGATGCCATGATCACCAATTTCCATTTGCCTGAATCCACACTGCTCATGCTGATTTCCGCTTTTTATGACCGGCAGCGGATTCTGGATGCATACAAAGTTGCCGTGGCTGAGAAGTATCGTTTTTTCAGTTATGGTGATGCCATGTTTATAGAGTAA
- a CDS encoding DUF2065 domain-containing protein, which yields MKFFFCVMGMVMIVEGLPYFIAPHKMRQMITMILQMPQGTLRRFGFFMMLAGLGVVYLAMENG from the coding sequence ATGAAATTTTTTTTCTGTGTTATGGGAATGGTCATGATTGTGGAAGGGCTGCCCTATTTCATCGCGCCGCACAAGATGCGGCAGATGATAACGATGATCCTGCAGATGCCCCAGGGTACCTTGCGGCGGTTCGGCTTTTTTATGATGCTGGCGGGCCTTGGGGTGGTATACCTTGCCATGGAGAACGGGTGA
- the gatB gene encoding Asp-tRNA(Asn)/Glu-tRNA(Gln) amidotransferase subunit GatB — protein sequence MAFEPVIGLEVHAQLKTETKIFCNCSTAFGKAPNANTCPVCTGMPGVLPVLNKLAVTFAIKAGLATNCTINRESRFDRKNYFYPDLPKGYQISQYAKPIAEHGFLDIEADGKEKRIGITRIHMEEDAGKLIHDPLRGKSMVDLNRTGVPLIEIVSEPDLRTAAEAGAYLRKLHAILKYIDVCDGNMEQGSFRCDANVSLRPVGQEEFGTRTELKNLNSFKNVEKAILYEIQRQTYVLEDGGQVVQETRLWDPDKNRSASMRGKEEAHDYRYFPDPDLVPLIVDDAWIQEVRTGMPELPDEKKQRFIQEYSLSDYDAGVLTASLDMANFFEDTIKPLKNIKQAANWTMTTLMGMLNAKGIELCDSPVSAQGFSKLLGLLESSRINANAAKIVFEEMVETGKDPESIVKDKGLEQVSDQGELETLVDEVIKENPEEAQAYRDGKTKLFSFFMGQVMKKTRGKADPKVVTPMLKSKL from the coding sequence ATGGCATTTGAACCTGTTATCGGACTAGAGGTCCACGCCCAGCTAAAAACTGAAACGAAAATTTTCTGCAACTGCTCAACCGCCTTTGGCAAGGCTCCCAACGCCAACACCTGTCCGGTATGCACGGGCATGCCCGGGGTTTTGCCTGTCCTGAATAAACTGGCCGTAACCTTTGCAATCAAGGCCGGTCTTGCCACCAACTGTACCATCAACCGGGAAAGCCGGTTTGACAGGAAAAATTATTTTTATCCGGATCTTCCCAAGGGGTATCAGATCTCCCAGTATGCAAAGCCCATTGCCGAACACGGTTTTCTGGACATTGAAGCCGATGGAAAGGAAAAACGCATCGGCATCACCCGCATTCACATGGAAGAAGATGCCGGAAAACTCATTCATGATCCCTTGCGGGGAAAAAGCATGGTGGACCTGAACAGAACAGGGGTGCCCCTTATTGAAATTGTCAGTGAACCCGACCTTCGCACGGCGGCTGAAGCAGGCGCATACTTAAGAAAACTGCATGCCATTTTAAAGTACATTGATGTATGTGACGGCAATATGGAACAAGGCTCATTCAGATGCGATGCCAATGTCTCCCTGCGGCCCGTGGGCCAGGAGGAGTTCGGCACCCGCACAGAGCTGAAAAATCTGAACTCTTTTAAAAATGTGGAAAAAGCCATCCTGTATGAAATCCAGCGGCAAACCTATGTTCTGGAAGATGGGGGGCAGGTGGTTCAGGAGACCCGTCTGTGGGATCCGGACAAAAACCGTTCCGCATCCATGCGGGGCAAGGAAGAAGCCCACGACTACAGATATTTTCCTGATCCCGACCTTGTGCCTCTGATTGTGGACGATGCCTGGATCCAGGAAGTCCGCACCGGTATGCCGGAGCTGCCTGATGAGAAAAAGCAGCGGTTTATCCAGGAATACAGCCTGTCTGACTATGATGCCGGTGTTTTAACCGCGAGTCTGGACATGGCTAATTTTTTTGAGGATACCATCAAGCCGTTGAAAAACATCAAGCAGGCCGCTAACTGGACCATGACCACGCTCATGGGCATGCTGAATGCCAAGGGCATTGAACTGTGTGACTCACCTGTGTCAGCCCAGGGTTTTTCGAAACTTCTTGGACTTCTGGAATCTTCCCGAATTAATGCAAATGCCGCTAAAATCGTTTTTGAGGAAATGGTTGAAACCGGTAAAGATCCGGAATCCATAGTCAAAGACAAAGGTCTTGAACAGGTGTCGGACCAGGGTGAACTTGAAACCTTGGTGGACGAGGTTATCAAGGAAAATCCAGAGGAAGCCCAAGCTTACAGGGACGGAAAAACAAAACTGTTCAGCTTCTTCATGGGGCAGGTTATGAAAAAAACACGGGGTAAGGCAGACCCCAAAGTGGTCACTCCCATGCTGAAGTCAAAACTGTAA
- the flgL gene encoding flagellar hook-associated protein FlgL, giving the protein MRVSTISIYKQATYQLGRLTSDLNEANEVVSTNLKISSASDDPSGMNQVLTINSHLAALDQYQVNVDQAQNVLSTAETALDSMADQLAEMKLMCSSLANASASYQERSNAAESMLVYLDGLLDLANTDAYGGYVFGGDDNQTTPFTLDDDDNPTRVTYNGSSDAVSISTSQNTTISLDCCGCDLFYEDEIIVDTTNNKIVFTEDPGTGDDNIITMEATIVSGTYSKEELAAVVEDTLNEASEERGYGIVYEVKYDEATNTFSMGTDASNDIPMSVTFEAIQTETVRVSNLESNGNYFEDMEIDIINKTALTKYTPEPEGTEPLTFTYTVDGTWAVSNDPGYGFPTEIAANGETLEIDVDDDGETDILVDLNGAPALGDTVSFDIVEGYENASILPDLGFKRETVALETVTSNFEVGSYFFAIAGETDTIDFTETLLDQGGTSVQLTAVIEPGTYSDPESYAAAVEKALETASADNGNRVNYSVLYDEQTKSFTISEDTDTGQQLESFDLLFSSGTNADSSAARTLGFNAEDVSSGPLQGEEATWSIWDTIFDLKEALEGDDVDGIQRAMTRLENHFESLTSSISTVGTIYDTTTTTEVTISDSDLTLTTQRATVRDADTVEAIMVLKSTQTVYEAALSSTSSVMGLSLVDYM; this is encoded by the coding sequence ATGAGAGTCTCAACCATAAGCATATACAAACAAGCCACATACCAGCTTGGACGGCTCACCTCTGATTTAAACGAGGCCAATGAAGTCGTATCCACCAATCTGAAAATCAGTTCCGCATCTGATGATCCTTCGGGCATGAACCAGGTACTGACCATCAATTCGCACCTGGCTGCTCTGGATCAGTATCAGGTGAATGTGGATCAGGCCCAGAACGTGCTTTCCACGGCTGAAACGGCTCTTGACTCCATGGCGGATCAGCTGGCCGAGATGAAGCTGATGTGTTCATCTCTGGCCAATGCCTCGGCCTCTTACCAGGAGCGCTCCAACGCGGCTGAGAGCATGCTGGTTTACCTTGACGGCCTTCTGGATCTTGCCAATACAGATGCCTATGGCGGATATGTCTTTGGTGGCGATGACAACCAGACAACTCCTTTTACCTTGGATGATGATGACAATCCCACTCGTGTTACTTACAACGGCAGCAGTGACGCCGTGAGCATAAGTACATCCCAGAACACCACCATATCCCTGGATTGTTGCGGCTGTGATCTCTTTTATGAAGATGAGATCATTGTCGATACAACCAACAACAAAATCGTTTTCACCGAAGACCCCGGCACAGGCGATGATAATATAATCACCATGGAAGCCACAATTGTCAGCGGGACCTACAGTAAAGAAGAACTGGCCGCTGTTGTGGAAGACACCCTGAACGAAGCCAGCGAAGAACGAGGATACGGCATTGTCTACGAGGTGAAATATGATGAAGCAACCAATACTTTTTCCATGGGTACTGACGCAAGCAATGACATACCCATGAGCGTGACCTTTGAGGCAATCCAGACGGAAACTGTCAGGGTTTCAAATCTTGAATCAAATGGTAATTATTTTGAAGATATGGAAATTGATATCATCAACAAAACAGCTTTGACCAAATACACGCCTGAACCTGAGGGTACGGAACCGTTGACGTTCACCTATACTGTCGACGGCACATGGGCTGTGTCCAACGATCCGGGATACGGATTTCCTACGGAAATCGCAGCCAATGGAGAGACCCTGGAAATTGACGTGGATGATGACGGGGAGACTGACATCCTTGTGGATCTGAACGGTGCGCCTGCGCTGGGGGATACCGTCTCTTTTGATATCGTGGAAGGATACGAAAACGCAAGTATTCTGCCGGATCTGGGGTTTAAAAGAGAAACCGTGGCCCTTGAAACGGTTACCAGTAATTTTGAAGTGGGCAGCTACTTCTTTGCCATTGCAGGTGAAACAGATACCATTGATTTTACCGAAACCCTTCTGGACCAGGGCGGCACTTCGGTTCAATTGACCGCTGTGATAGAGCCCGGCACCTATTCAGATCCTGAATCCTATGCCGCAGCTGTTGAAAAGGCCCTTGAAACCGCGTCGGCTGACAACGGCAACCGGGTCAATTATTCCGTGCTTTATGATGAGCAAACAAAATCCTTTACCATCAGCGAGGATACGGATACCGGCCAGCAGCTTGAATCCTTTGACCTGCTGTTCTCCTCGGGTACCAATGCCGACTCAAGTGCGGCAAGAACCCTGGGCTTCAATGCCGAAGATGTCTCTTCAGGCCCCCTGCAGGGAGAAGAAGCCACCTGGAGTATCTGGGATACCATCTTTGATCTTAAAGAAGCTTTGGAAGGTGATGATGTGGACGGTATCCAACGGGCCATGACCCGGCTGGAAAATCATTTTGAGAGTCTGACCTCAAGCATTTCAACCGTGGGCACGATTTATGACACCACAACCACCACCGAAGTCACCATCTCTGATTCGGATCTGACACTGACCACCCAGCGCGCCACGGTCCGGGATGCGGATACCGTGGAAGCCATTATGGTGCTTAAATCCACCCAGACCGTTTATGAAGCGGCATTAAGTTCGACATCATCGGTTATGGGATTAAGTCTTGTGGATTACATGTAG